Proteins from a single region of Serinus canaria isolate serCan28SL12 chromosome 28, serCan2020, whole genome shotgun sequence:
- the RPL36 gene encoding 60S ribosomal protein L36, with the protein MAIRYPMAVGLNKGYKVTKNVSKPRQCRRRGRLTKHTKFVRDMIREVCGFAPYERRAMELLKVSKDKRALKFIKKRVGTHIRAKRKREELSNVLAAMRKAAAKKD; encoded by the exons ATGGCCATCCGCTACCCCATGGCCGTGGGCCTTAACAAGGGCTACAAGGTGACCAAGAACGTGTCCAAGCCCCGACAGTGTCGCCGCCGCGGG CGCCTGACCAAACACACCAAGTTTGTGCGAGACATGATCAGGGAAGTCTGTGGCTTTGCACCTTACGAGCGACGTGCAATGGAGTTGCTGAAAGTGTCCAAGGACAAACGTGCTTTGAAGTTCATCAAGAAGCGG GTTGGCACTCACATTCGGGCCAAGAGGAAGCGGGAGGAACTCAGTAATGTCCTGGCAGCCATGAGGAAAGCTGCTGCAAAGAAGGATTGA